A DNA window from Aureibaculum sp. 2308TA14-22 contains the following coding sequences:
- a CDS encoding DUF6913 domain-containing protein, translating into MNFKGLKKKTANQYYQKQLKRLQSTNDNVPNKINKIGVLADSRLFGGYDISRNLSQKLKMPHKSLEIIIFENLKDDFVTQHYNTFSEKDLGMYGKPKAPNVVDFVNEDYDMLINYCNHTSVYTNILTMRSRAKFKVSFANEELQNLYDFTIAVEGNKIDVFNDELAKYLQIFNLIE; encoded by the coding sequence ATGAATTTTAAAGGTTTAAAAAAGAAAACAGCCAATCAATATTATCAAAAACAATTAAAAAGATTACAAAGTACAAACGATAATGTTCCAAATAAGATTAATAAAATTGGCGTGTTGGCCGATTCGCGATTATTTGGGGGCTATGATATTTCTAGAAACTTGAGCCAAAAATTAAAAATGCCTCATAAAAGTTTAGAAATTATCATTTTTGAAAACCTTAAAGACGATTTTGTTACACAGCATTACAATACATTTTCAGAAAAAGATTTGGGTATGTATGGTAAGCCAAAAGCACCAAACGTAGTTGATTTTGTAAATGAGGATTACGATATGTTAATTAATTACTGTAACCACACTAGTGTTTACACAAACATATTGACAATGCGTTCTAGGGCAAAATTTAAAGTAAGTTTTGCTAATGAAGAATTACAAAATTTGTATGATTTTACCATAGCTGTCGAGGGTAATAAAATTGATGTTTTTAACGATGAATTGGCAAAGTATTTACAGATTTTTAATTTAATAGAATGA
- the dapA gene encoding 4-hydroxy-tetrahydrodipicolinate synthase, translated as MTEFYGTGVALVTPFKADKSVDFDALKRLINFQIDNGIDYLVVLGTTGEPATLSKEEKQKVISTVVEVNNGKLPLVIGIGGNNTQSVINEIQQSDLSAFDAILSVSPYYNKPTQEGIYQHFKAIATISPKPLILYNVPSRTGANMTPETVLRLASDFSNIIGVKEAAGSMDQAFRLLQNKPEDFLVISGDDMVALPMTLTGGAGVISVIGQGIPSDFSKMIKLALEGKTKEASGLHFKLMDSIDYIFEEGNPAGIKALLKKRSICEPFVRLPLVEASYELQEKISTFINEY; from the coding sequence ATGACGGAATTTTATGGTACAGGCGTAGCCTTGGTAACTCCTTTTAAAGCAGATAAATCTGTTGATTTTGATGCATTAAAAAGACTGATTAATTTTCAGATTGATAACGGCATTGATTACTTAGTAGTTTTGGGGACTACTGGAGAGCCTGCAACCTTATCAAAAGAAGAAAAGCAAAAAGTAATCAGCACGGTTGTAGAGGTTAATAACGGAAAATTGCCTTTGGTTATAGGAATTGGTGGCAATAATACGCAATCTGTGATAAATGAAATTCAACAATCGGATTTGTCAGCCTTTGATGCCATTCTTTCTGTTTCTCCATATTACAATAAACCCACACAAGAAGGCATTTATCAGCATTTTAAAGCGATTGCGACAATAAGTCCTAAACCATTAATATTATACAACGTACCAAGTAGAACAGGAGCAAATATGACTCCGGAAACAGTTTTAAGATTGGCTTCAGACTTTTCCAATATTATTGGTGTAAAGGAGGCAGCCGGTAGTATGGATCAGGCGTTTCGATTGTTGCAAAATAAACCTGAAGACTTTTTGGTTATCTCTGGTGATGATATGGTAGCGTTACCAATGACCTTAACAGGAGGGGCTGGCGTTATATCTGTAATCGGACAGGGTATTCCCAGTGATTTTTCTAAGATGATAAAATTGGCTTTAGAAGGAAAAACCAAAGAGGCTTCAGGTTTACATTTTAAACTAATGGATAGTATTGATTATATTTTTGAAGAAGGAAACCCTGCAGGTATCAAAGCTCTGTTAAAAAAACGTTCAATTTGCGAA